gtttcaaatatatttatattctaatCTAACAAAGTCAATCCTCTATGATTATTAACTTCCAAATAAAAACTGCTTACACTCACctgtatatttacatatatatattggaaGTATTGGAAAGCGCGATCGATGGACTCCTGGCTACCTTCGAATTTATCAAGAAAATCACTGAAATCGATATGACATTGAGCAGAGTTAAGTGCTATCTTTCAACCAAATGGTCAAACAATCGTCTTGAAAGAGATTTTTTACAATATTTTCGTCAGTGACTCGCTGATGGTTGTCGACTCGTGTATTATGTTCGGTGATCGAATTATGATTCCAAAAGTATTGCGTCACAAGGTTCCCAAACAGTTTCACAGTGGTCACTCtggaatcaataaaatgaaatcatttgcaCGAAGTTATGCTTATTGGCTCTCAATGAACAAAGACATCGAAAACAAATTCCCTGACTGTCCATCATGTCTTCAAGCTGCTAATCATCCTTCAAAATGCGAACTACAGCATTAGCCGACACCTTCAGGACCCTGGAAGAGACTTCATGAAGAGTTCGCCGGTTCAATTCAAGGTaaaatatttctaattattGTGGATGTATTTATGAATTGGTTAGAAGTATATATAGAATGCCAAACTGTACAGCCTCTGAAACAATTCATAAGTTGTATATGTTGTTCAGTTGTTTTTGAGTCTCAGAGATCTTAGTGACCGATAATGGCTCACAATTCGTTCAGACTCATTTAAGTATTTTTGTAGTATAAATGGAATAGCGCCTTATCATCCCCGATCGAATGGTCAAGCAGAACGTTTTTTCGACGCTTTTAAAAGAGCATTATTGAAATGGGGAGATGAGGAGACAACCAGATaggtaataataaaatttttaacGACTAACAGAACCACTCCGAATCCAGCTGTCCCAGGTAGAAATTCGCCTACTTAAGCCATGTTTGGAAGACGTGTTCGAACTATTTTCAATGCCATGTTACCACCCAAAACAGTGGACGGGCACAGACCAAATCTTAATATCCGAAATTTTAACGTTGGAGATAAAGTGTCCGTTAAGTCCTACCTCGGAAAGAATGGATGGGAACCGGGAAAGTTCGAACAAAGATTGGGAAGTGTTTTGTACAGAGTTCGAGAAGCTTGCGGGACATGTATCAGAGGCATGGACCAAATTCATAATGATAGAGGAATGATGCACATCCAAGATAACTAGGTTAATCTTCCACTAGAGTTAATCTCAGATACATCGATGACACATACTGAAAAGAAAACTTGAACAAGAAAGACAGCGAAAAAAACTGGAACGCCACCGCAAACCAGTTGTCAGGTTACAAATGGACCCAAGGAAGAAATCTTATTCCGAAGAGGTGTTGGGACGGCTTCAGAGAACTACGACGGAACCTCCTAAAAtcctaaaggagccgaagagtctcCATCCAACCAGTACGTGATGGagttttctagaatatcaacggggcgtgctactattggacaGTATTATAACTTGCCTCTTTGCGGATTGACTGAATTACAATGTTGATATAACAaacgctaatatctataaatacccacgGTTTTCTGTACGATTTGATTCTTACCCAATAAACACTTCTTCAGCTTTCTTTTGGTTTTGCAACTGTAGGGTTCTATACGTCCAAGTGCCTTAGTTGTATACCATATTCTGTATCAATCAAGTAGCAAACATAAAAGAAACAACATGTTTGCATCTTACTAGTTAAAACAGGAATTATCGTTTATTCTCTTTCATTTGTAAAAGctcaaaatgaataaatgctTCACTTATTGAGATTTTATTAAACTGACTTCTTTGAACAAACAAATCTTAACTAACACAAAATTCAGTTGTATATTTACTAGTGAAAATTGTCTTTCGCATATACCTAACGAAAATTTCCACTTTgctttaataaattaatttttacatTCTAACGAAGTGACAATAAACTGCTCTTCATTAAAACTAAcggactatatatatatgagttggaatgtttatttatgtttatgAAACACTTTATCAAATATagacaaataaatgttatttttaatttattcttcTTGTCAAATGTTATTTATGATGAAAGTAAACTATGCACATACACCTTGACATTTATCAAAAGATCAAATTACAGTGAAATAATTTGATTATAGTTAAAATAAGCCAAAAGATGATTTTATCTATTAAACCATTTACTATTAAACGTTTAGACTCTTAATTGAAGCGTGAATAGAATTTTTCAttaatcagtgtccgtaggtatggtatgtgcttcgcaccttcgaagtgtaaagtacttctacaagactggcaggattctaatcatGTACTCACCCTGAATGGTGAGCAGAtggaagtagtcgagaagttcgtgtatctgggtagctgcataagtgctggtgggggtgtgagtgatgagatcaatgcacgaatagtgaaagccagagcggcttatgccaatctgggccatctttggcgccttcgtgatgttagtctggctgtaaaaggtcggatctacaacgcgtcggtgaagcagttttgctctatgcttgtgaaacctggcctctccgagttgaggatgttagacgactctctgtgttcgatcattgctgtctccgaaggattgctgacatccagtggcaacaccatgtcagtaatgcagaggttcggcatcgtgtgttcgggcacagagatgataatgcaatcgatgtcaccatcttgaaacactgacttcgttggcttggacatgttctccgaatgtcgtcccagagaattccacgtcgtgcattatttgccgactctgggactgtttggaaaaagcggagagttggtcagtgcatgacatggtgtcgtggcatgaaagaaagctgcaaaggactggcttctgttgatccttcacgactccctggttggggtctgagagatggtgcaacacagtggctagagacgttatcagatatggctcagaatagaagccagtggcgatcctgctgtaaccttcttttactttcttcatagaaagtggttgtgtctcccttacttgaaagaattcttctggttgtacctttctgtttcccacattattattattattattattattattattattattacactaccttataCTAATCTGTGGTTGTTatcgttctttttttcttatacgcTCCCTActctctttttctcttcccattctcattgttttgtgtggcgcatatatatatggtgcccccttgtaccaatatttgtgttcaaataaataaatagaactaTTAAATGTGATCTTGGTAAATTAAACTATATTTAAAGCAAATTATAGATTACTAGATATGTCACTGTTTGATATGATGTCACAATGAAGTAATTTCTAATTGATAACTCTAAAGTGTAAAGCGATAAATTAAACAGTTTTATAAATGTGTACGGTAATCAACAAAAGTTAGTAATAAATATGAATGCATTGGAAAGTTGAAGGAGAGTAAGGCTCTCAAATAGTGCAGACTTGTTACCGATTATGTGTTGATTGCATAATAATCATCCGAGGGACCGTTTGATCGCAAGTTAAAATGAATACAGAAAGTAATTAAAATCATAACTGAGAGTTTGAGTAACTGATTAAATACCTAGGGTTATCTTATAAAAAGTAATGAATTTCTTTATCAGCAAACTAAGAATAAAGTGCACAGTATCAGGTTCAAAGTTTAACGATTTGTCGAATCCCATTTTCGATCATTGGAAATTAAACTACTCAGTTCGACAGAATACCTGCAATACGAAAACCTACATATTCAAATTTGAAATTCTCTTTGGGTTCTTTAAAAATTTACAGTATCTTGTGATCGCAACCACTGAATGTCCGTTTGTAGGGACAAATACTCCAATAATAATCACAGAAGAATTAGTCTGGCTAATATTGTGATCCAAGAGGATAGCATCGATAATCACTCAAAACTTAACTAGGACTCGCAAACGGTAAATGTGAGAAAATCAGGCTAGTTTCAAACCTGGACTTAAATGTACTGATTGAATATTTGCTGATCCTCAGGCATTTGGATATGGGCCTAATAACAGACGCCGAATTTCAGTTGTGGTTAAGTTTAAACATAATACCAAACCTGAGTCAAGAAAGTGGTCTCAAGGTGATGGTAAACACATCGCATCATGATCCTGATAACATTATGACTCAATCTAATTAAGTGAGCATGATCAAGCACAAGAATTCGGATTGTTAAGAAAAACACTCGTCTGCGAGATAAAATTGCTACCAAGGAATCGAAGGAATTACAAAATGCAGCAATACCTTGTGAACAGGAAGTCGATCAGCAGTGAGTCTTTTTTCTCTCGTTCTGCTTTAATATTAGGACAATTAAAGCTCTTGATAATGCATTGGATAATAAAGATCCTGCTTACAGCTAAAACTTCTTTGGCAAATGTTTCAGAACCAGACAATACGACTACTATTATCTTTTGATAGTGTCGGCGTAGTCGTTAATATGGAAAGAGCCATAATACGTAAAAGAGGAAAAACGCCGGATATGTAAGTAATTATTTTATGTAACTGCGCTTAAGACTTTTTAAAAGTACCCGAGGTAAAACGGTATATATGCATGTGGACGGATGGCTATGTCGgatttttttctttgaattcAAGGCGGAATAACTGATAAGCAATCTAGAAATATTCACTAATCACTCAGAAAATTTACATAGTAAATTCTTTCATTTCGTATTATAAATTAACCCTTTATATTTTTCCTCCTATTGACTGATAGGGGAACAAACGTTTCCCAAGGTCAATCTAGAAAAATCGCTCAAATTCACCATCATACTTTAACTCAGCCGTCAATATGTCAATTGAATTTCTATTAAAATACTTATTCACTTAAATTACTTGATACTGTTCCTTTCATATTTTTCTTGAAATAAGCTATCCACTAACAGCAGTATTAattcttttgaaaaaaagaatctACACCATTCCTAAAGTTGTACGTTAATATGTGACTGTTTCTCAAGTATTCCAGCATATGTTGATTGTTGACATGTGAAACTAATCATCAGTGTGACCGAGATTAAATAtagtaaatttttttaaaaaatatataatttttgaaAATAGAATTTCGCCATGTATTCAGTTATTGATAGAACAAGTTACAATACTAAAAGCTATACTACGGGCATTGAATAGTTGAATAAATCTCTCCCAactaactttaaaaaaataaccgAGTTTGGTCTTTTGTAGCTTTGTACCGATGAGAAGtctcaaacaaaaacaaaacaaatacttaGCAATCTCTAGATTTTAACGGTATTCCAACTGACATTAGCTCATAGtaaaatttaaagcaattagtcctttttataaatttcgatagaacaatgaaaagacggagttgatccgaaaaatgtagtaaaattatcCTTAAATGATAGGAAATCTCTAGACATTCACTGTGAGGATATATTTATCTGAGATTTATTATAAAATACTAATGGCTTTTTCAAGCTTAGAAGTGATTGAAGAGCACCAACTggaatttttaaataatgaatatattcagTAGATTAAACAATCACGTAAACGTGACATTACCACCGTGATTCTCAACTCAATAATTTAATAGTACTaaaataaatgtgaaatgtAATAAGTTACATCAAAAGGATGAGTAGTAGCTGAAAAGGATTtttcaggacagagttcgatggagaatgctggtgggcggtctatgTACATttatgaggggtaacaggcgtaagtaagtagtgagTTACTGAAAATAGATTGATCTTTCTTTTCGGTCAGATTTTTCACTAGCTCGGAAAATTAGACAACTACTTTTCGGATACGGAGGCATctgtccttgaagtcactaacttctagtctgagctgTGTTGttaaatgcagactacttggttagggtccgcgTGACCGTCGTAaaaatggttggagactcttggtgacatggcacAGAATCGATAACAATAGCGTCGGTGTACatactctgtcttcccttaaactgtgagattaaaattactttatacctttctttctacgaactaattctttcttcctgtattatatccttctatgcaatctttctttttatatattactatcattgaagtaactacttctatgaatctggtgtacATCTTCCtgtactaatgaggtatggcaacttggaccgatgcatatatgtgcctggtcctacgttgtagctgactgactggataTGAAACTGGATGAACAAgatatattaaaatgaaaactgTACGCTAATTATTTGATCACGAATCGGCGACTGAAATTTAACTATTAGGTAGGGAAGCATCTTCAAATGCCGGTTAAGGTTTGGAGAGTAATCTGAAGTGTTACCAGTTATTAGGTAGGTGGCCGCTATTATCAACAGATAAACATATACGAATTTAGAGAAATGAATAATTACCAACGATTTATTTTACGACGGTTACGTGAACTAACTGatacagaaaataataaaatgcaaTTGAAACTTGGAGGTACAACGTACACGACAAAAAAATGGAACCTGGATCTGAAAAATCTTGTGACGCTCAGGATTTTATCAAGCCACTGAATCATAACTGCATAGATCTACACTATATATGAGTCTCAAACTAAAGCAGACCAGCTTCCAACTGTTCTTCAGTACTAAATAGTTTTCCTAATGATATCCGTTACTGATGAACCGAACACCGAAGTTCAGTACCGAtttgagcactgttgaggagttccgtactaggatgaaacggtcatccagtgcttccaggttttcgatggtggtccaacatcaatcgattcatgatcttaatcaaaaacaagTATTTCCTCTACATTTTTCAAACATAGACTATACAAGTTCATAATGTTAGACGACACTCTATTCTTCATTATCCTTGTCTCCAAAACATTGCTGACATTTACTGCAAACATCGTATCATTAAAGCTCAGGTTCACCAACGCATGTTCAGGAACGGTGACCATAAATCACTTCGTGTCACCAACTTCGAACACCGACTTGGACATTTCTTATGAATATCACAACAGCGACTCTCACATCATGCTTTATTTGCCAACGCTGAAACCGGTTGGAAAAAAGTACAATGGTACCTAATTTATGATATGGGGTTGAGGTATCAAAGAAAGTTCTGTAGAACTGTCATAAGTCGGTCCATCGTGACTCCCTGGTTGGGTCACACAGATGGTGCAACTCAGTGCCTCGAgatgttattatatatatatatatatatatatatatatatatatcaaataaataaaaataaaaaacgcTAGTCTGACAATAAGGGAATTGTTCACAAAGAACTAAATTCGCCTCCATACATCTTAGTAAGGAAAAAAGTACTAATCAACAATATAACCATTTTCATCAGTGAAAAAAATATCACATAATCATCGaacttaattttattttaaacaatttaatgTGTACACAAATCTTGAGAACAAAATCAAATAGAAAGTACCTATGTACAATGGTGACTGATTCAGATCAATAGTCGTTGTAATGACTCAAAGCGTAAAGAGCAGCGCGACCATTACATTGTCCAACACAAAGAAATCGCCCACCAGGACTAAATCCAATTGATGTGGGTTTGTTTAAAGTACCAACACGAGCGGGAAAGTTTTCAAAGATTATACTTTCGTTTACAtcatactgaaaataaatatgcacaaaaagaaattaaacaGGAAGAAAAATGGCGAAATCGATATGAAGCTATTAAGAGATAAAGAAAAGGTTGATCACTGAATGTCTATATTCAAATGCATTATACCCTAACTAAACTAGTCTTAACAAAATCTCGTTATACAAAATAATCAACCACTTTTAATTTAATAACACAAGTGATGATGAAGGTTTAAAAAAACCTCGATTAACACAAGATAGTAATCAACTAGCTTTTGAAATTGACCCCATCATTAATTCGATTCTAATTCAACCACTGTTCAGTGAATGGTAGACATCTAAGGAATTAGAATTCATTACAAAACGTTACTACTATTATTCGATAGTTTTAAGTATATTTTCCTACTAACATTAGGGTGACATGTCTCAACAAGGCTAAATTGATGGAATTTTACATAATGACTAGTTCAACTGTCAACTACATAAAATTGTGATGAGAAATTTAAGATTAAAGATAATCGAAAGAAATATTCCAAGAAAAGATGATATATTAAGGAAGCATTTCGATGTCCAACATTTGCTGTGGTCATTAAATCGAATACGATAGATAATATTAACAAGCAGAGAATAGTGGATACAATTCAACATTCGACCTTATTAACGATTATCTATGTGAATATTAAAGATGATAGAAATCTACTATTAAACATCAAGCACATCTATAAGCTACATGAAAGCCTACCattataaatatgaatgaaaataaattttaaaatatcagaaCGTGTTAAAGTCTGAATTAGGTAGTATTTCAAAGGTCACTGATCAACTGAAACATTAGTTTAACCGGCAATATGTAAACCGCATTTTATCGCCCCAAAGGAAGAGAGAAATAGGACATTTTCATGCCTATAATCAAAcattggtgtttgaattaacttcTAAACTTTAGGCACCCACAAGCCACTTGAAACTCAAAAATGTAAGGAGACAATAATACAACTAAAAGATACACTTCAAAATTagttttacatgcatagattaGGGATGATTTATATGGATATAGGTGATTTCTTAATTCGGAAAGATGCTGTAATAACATGGTAAAGTTAGTAGCAATGTATGCATTTGTTCAATTAGATAGTGTTATACACTGAATTTAATGACATTTAAAGTTTACATAAGACACTGACGAACCAGAAATCAATGTTTTAGATTATAAGCTTATATGTGATTTTAAGGGGTAAGTTATTGTCGGTGCCTAATAATCAACAAAAAATACGTCAGTATTTCTCTCAATGAAGCATATGTATTATTACCACTAACATTTTTCTAACTGAATCAGAATCCGTTCATtccataacaataataacttcGCCATGATTGAACAAGAGACTGTATTATATGAGAGAGGTTGAGAATCCATCAGATATGTTAATTTATCAGGATAGGATATGGTTTAAACTCCGAAAATATACGCCTATATTTTTTTGACGGAGATCAGGCAGAACACACTAGTTTTATAAGTAGTAGACAGGTGCTTACCCACAAGTTTTTGGGAAAAAGGGATCATAATAAGTGCTTTAACAACCACTGACATGGGAATAAATTTATGAACCAGATCAAATTGTTACCGTACACTGACAGACAACGAGGAAGGCCATAAGATCCTAAGAGTACATTTTAATTTAACGACcatttattttcatcatctCAAAAATTTCTGTTGACCTTCCAAAACCAGTCGAAGTACCCTTCTGACCTtcaaatgatagtaataattcaCAATATTGAATCGCACTGGAAACAACCCCTGTCTATTgttttaacaaatacattaactTTGATTCGTCAGTTAACTCTTTATTAGACAGATACATCACTAAGACTCTTATAAAACACACGTATTCTGTGGGGTTTCCGTCTAAAAATATAGGTGTATACTCTGTCAGCTTCACTGAGAACTTATGTaatgatttgaataaaaaaattaatccgGATAATTGATTAACCTATTCGTCAGGTGTTTGAGAATGAGCCATACTCAAAGTGTGCAGGCTACTGATACCACTCGGTTGCCAAAGCCGAAATAGGTAAAGCGGAGTTTGAACTTGAAACTTAGTCCGTGAAAGTCAAAAGTTTTAACCGCCACATGACACTTTAATAAATTATCCAAATATGACAGCTATTAGGAAAACATACAAGTCGAACAGCATCCGGACGTTGTGAAGAAGCCAGACAAAGAATTTCATTAGAGGGATGAAAGCAAAGCGAATTAACACCGGTAACTAAATTACCAATAGCTTTATCAGGTAGTGGATTCTCTGTATTCATTGTAGATGACCATTTGTAAACATTTACATAACCGCTATCTGCCCTGTTGAGTAAAAGCACATAGAAagtatgataaattataataaaaaaataaaacagaaattccttgtgtataaataaattatgattgTATTGGAACTAGTTAACGAAGCAAACAGCTTTCTGATAAATTCATAATCAGATAATCAAACTTACAATAATGATTATGCTATCAATAACAAGAAAAGAACATTCTGACCAATAAATTCTGTACTGATGGACAAAATCTGTAGTTCAAAACGAATATTTTGATGTTGTACTCAGTGAAGATGGTATTACTGTGAAACTTTCATTGTCTTTCTGGACAATGCCAAGATTCCTTACCTAATTGATGTAACTAAAGATAAGTTGAAAACACAAGCAATTGAAGTGACTCTTCATGTGGTAAAATTGCTCATGAATCATTACTAGTTCTAATCATCTTACCAGAAGGGATAAAGATAAGTTCGTCAGTTGAACGGGTAATCCAAGAGATTTACCTCTCGATTACAATTGTATAACATCCATTTAATCGAAGAAAATAATTAGAATGCAAAATACGTGCAGTTTATAATCTATTGTGAATGATAAAGAATAAAATCTACTTTGACATTGAAAGTTGTGTAAAACAAGACAGAAATTTAAAGAATATTTGAATGCAATATGATAAAAATTACTTGAGACAAATTAGAATGATTAATTTCAGTTCATCTTAAAATGTGTAATTATTCAATTTGATGCTGACTGAAAAAAAGCGTAGTATGtagcattttatgtcaaatgTATAAAAAGCTCATCGTAAAAAGAATGTTGTATTTACCATATCAGTGACAAATAGATTGTCGTAGAAAAGTACACTGGTTGAAAAGATCATAACTTCCTACAGTGCACTTAGggaaatcaataaaaaagaaTAGAGACTAAAATAAACAAGGATATGAGGTAGGATAGGGAATCATATGGAAAGTGATAGGGTATCCAGAATTTGGACCAACAAGATTTGGGTACTTCGCTACTTTGGTCAAACTTGATCAATGCTACGGAAGGCTTTCCTGACTATTGATTTCTGTCATACCAAT
The genomic region above belongs to Schistosoma haematobium chromosome 2, whole genome shotgun sequence and contains:
- the UTP18_1 gene encoding U3 snoRNP protein, variant 2 (EggNog:ENOG410V4VG~COG:B,K), translated to MRASGITNSICFTQDGTFLNTYGAEGSIYVFDLRVNKARIIHRWFDQASTNGLSISSSPNSQWIACGADSGYVNVYKWSSTMNTENPLPDKAIGNLVTGVNSLCFHPSNEILCLASSQRPDAVRLVCFPNSCHIWIIY